A single genomic interval of Armigeres subalbatus isolate Guangzhou_Male chromosome 1, GZ_Asu_2, whole genome shotgun sequence harbors:
- the LOC134208287 gene encoding uncharacterized protein LOC134208287 gives MESRILNSAAARVAPTSAHFIGGKRSHTFAGGFHQFTSEKSIRSLQYSIPAVGNHYGNAFAPDDEIDDDGGEDDDCRGLRTVTLGPYSQSMNVGSMTDGEYYDEDDEEIDEDVEMSPAIEVISIDPNCDYDSDEEEEEEEEEEQIREAVVEVHPPVTYQ, from the exons ATGGAGTCTAGGATATTAAATTCTGCTGCAGCCAGGGTAGCTCCAACTTCGGCACACTTTATCGGAGGCAAAAGAAGTCATACTTTTGCCGGTGGTTTTCACCAGTTTACTAGCGAAAA ATCAATTCGTAGCTTACAATACAGCATACCGGCCGTTGGAAACCACTATGGCAACGCTTTCGCTCCCGACGACGAAATTGACGACGACGGCGGCGAAGACGATGATTGTAGGGGTTTACGAACCGTTACCCTGGGCCCGTATAGTCAATCAATGAACGTCGGCAGCATGACCGATGGGGAATATTACGATGAAGAcgatgaagaaattgat GAGGACGTTGAAATGTCTCCAGCAATCGAAGTGATCTCCATTGATCCAAACTGTGACTACGATTCAGATgaagaggaggaggaggaggaagaGGAGGAACAAATAAGAGAAGCGGTCGTAGAAGTGCACCCGCCTGTAACATATCAGTAA